A window of the Agrococcus jejuensis genome harbors these coding sequences:
- a CDS encoding DUF998 domain-containing protein — protein sequence MTASAPDLTDRRLARGGVALVATAQYLIAEQVVSAAWTSAPYSFGDNYISDLGVPECLVLEDRVVCSPQWLLMDAAFVLQGLIVLVAVWQLAWLLPRAWRWAATALGVVHGVGMLLVGTFPGSIAEDLGGDATRAAIHGVGAMLAIGGGLVWMLVAGLGMLARRWRGVGILSLVLVAIGAVGMVGLVLLPSTPGADLGLGVGGIERLAVYPIIAWLILMGLSAVLVHRGALRQEQWERLRAEDEAAASRAGVDGSSTSTD from the coding sequence GTGACCGCATCCGCCCCCGACCTCACCGACCGCCGCCTCGCCCGCGGCGGCGTCGCGCTCGTGGCGACGGCGCAGTACCTCATCGCCGAGCAGGTGGTGTCGGCGGCGTGGACGTCGGCGCCGTACTCGTTCGGCGACAACTACATCTCCGACCTCGGCGTGCCCGAGTGCCTCGTGCTCGAGGACCGCGTCGTGTGCTCGCCGCAGTGGCTGCTCATGGATGCGGCGTTCGTGCTGCAGGGGCTCATCGTGCTCGTCGCGGTGTGGCAGCTCGCGTGGCTGCTGCCGCGCGCGTGGCGGTGGGCGGCGACGGCGCTGGGCGTCGTGCACGGCGTGGGGATGCTGCTCGTCGGCACCTTCCCGGGATCGATCGCCGAGGACCTCGGGGGTGACGCGACGCGCGCCGCGATCCACGGCGTCGGCGCGATGCTCGCGATCGGCGGCGGGCTCGTGTGGATGCTCGTCGCCGGGCTCGGGATGCTCGCGCGGCGCTGGCGCGGGGTGGGCATCCTGTCGCTCGTGCTCGTCGCGATCGGCGCCGTCGGCATGGTCGGCCTCGTGCTGCTGCCGTCGACGCCCGGCGCCGACCTGGGCCTCGGCGTGGGCGGCATCGAGCGGCTCGCGGTCTACCCGATCATCGCGTGGCTCATCCTCATGGGTCTCTCCGCCGTGCTCGTGCACCGCGGCGCGCTGCGGCAGGAGCAGTGGGAGCGCCTGCGCGCCGAGGACGAGGCTGCCGCGTCTCGTGCGGGCGTCGACGGCTCGAGCACCTCGACCGACTGA
- a CDS encoding choice-of-anchor G family protein, giving the protein MRRTATWKPIAGVAAAAIAIAGFGVAPASAAPGDTAEAFGEVLGVELLGSDDLLATAFSQSAFPSNPGIDSNGLNLGLLGGELEVIEDGLTVPLLHAGQDNGLLELGGAGVLSSYADASSANDAVAAAGLLDEDGGLQLDPNEEPPSGTGSSSVDLTALLGSLGVDAVTDEIVDQVSLELGAFGSHATEVDDAFDSEYLLTDLTLDVHSDLVAGITTQLRTGLTGVTIDLRTDLNGLAGPDGAVQDVLDGLNVDLNALGLASLTLDDIQVNVTAPDLSAAVDTALGGSNGVLVSDDQSVTIDLATGAVSVDLAQIVNPDGIGLNGLDPNTQILDADTIQALTTGIASALGDITTPLTNSVSTLLNTTSLTVGIDVAASAALPLGVGTIPIIDGSILISGTIGQFANGTATSTVNIALIPGLIASLGPIVGPAVQGLVNGLVSGLTTELVGTIVPAIVAGLATPVANILAASSGDVSTAIQGVVVGATNLLSPALSGVASNIASITVNVQPHLVAGGGQPFATNRDGYSTMSGTEEVDIPDGYTVRAMTITLLPNALGSNLANIDLGSSSVSNVEPSAVAGTLELTPPRVHQGDTVDIAGSGWNPDGGPVTVAFVDENENPVGAPVTATLDGEGGITGTFTVPGDTAIGTLTGTATQDGAPASASVDVFGPPVIIVDPEPPLDPGTPVTISGEGFICGPLTVDILDGTDVIDTFTDVPVSETDGSWSVVWEVPEDIDVTQVTIRAYGSGECEEDEETPVDIDLPEEFDVAQAEARLGDVLDITGAGWTEGTDVTVTFSHDGTPVGSPVTIPPGTGGSLDGTFTVPTDAPLGTLDATAVQGDDTLTDAVEIFGAATVAVDPPSVRVGATVDVTGGGWLPAGGDVVVTFTQGGAPIGTVTIAEADIADDGTIADQFAIPAGTATGSVIVTAVQGDEDAATSLTVVPEPSVTVTPGIARPLDTVQVGGSGWGPGDVTVIFTNELDEPVGEPLVITPADGVIADEFLVPDGTPAGTLTATATQGVDTATTELEVTLAPTVTATPGRVHDEDTVTIGGSGWGDDDVTVTIIEGEPPLVLTPVDGVITGTFTIPDGTGPADLTVTADDGTDEATTPLEVLEDAVVTADPDPVDPGDPVTITGTGFLCGPVDITIASGSTVVATYALVPVIDGEWTQIWTVPTGIDVDSVTITAVTSASAPCDDEGETELEIDLEETLAATPPVVQRGQVVTVSGTGWSDGTVSIIATATGGAVVGSFTATSADSAFSQGFYVLGEVPLGPLTFTAVQDGKTETATVTVVQVPAGPATLIVSPSAVEPGQLVALDGEGWDPTQGTVAVSVTDEDSVVLGTVPVSVAPDGALVTGAFQVPPTVTAPQTLTATGVQGPRSASDTFSVRAAGDPVIRLAGPDRFQTAVEISRDAFPFGADVVYLANGLKFPDALSAAPAAAQQDAPLLLTRQEYLEPSVIQELDRLDPDIVVILGDENSVSANVASQVDPYAGDIVRLGGANRFETSILIAEYAFNGADSAYIATGLNFPDALTAGAAAGALNAPLLLTYGATPTPGLISSLQDLGVEDLYIAGDANAVATSQEAAFQSAGFTIAERYAGANRFDTGVLVAQDSFAGSADRIYVATGLRFPDALAGSAIAGAQGVPVFVTRPTCMWADVLGEVDRLDDPQIVLLGDQNALDQSVFDLTACTG; this is encoded by the coding sequence ATGCGTCGCACAGCAACATGGAAGCCGATCGCGGGGGTCGCAGCAGCGGCCATCGCGATCGCGGGATTCGGAGTCGCGCCCGCGTCAGCGGCGCCAGGCGACACCGCGGAGGCGTTCGGAGAGGTGCTCGGCGTCGAGCTGCTTGGCTCCGACGACCTCCTCGCCACGGCCTTCTCGCAGTCGGCCTTCCCCAGCAACCCCGGCATCGACTCCAACGGCCTCAACCTTGGCCTGCTCGGCGGCGAGCTCGAAGTCATCGAGGACGGCCTCACGGTGCCACTCCTCCACGCGGGCCAGGACAACGGCCTGCTCGAGCTCGGCGGCGCCGGCGTGCTCTCGAGCTACGCCGACGCGTCGAGCGCGAACGACGCCGTCGCCGCCGCCGGCCTCCTCGACGAGGACGGCGGGCTCCAGCTCGACCCGAACGAGGAGCCGCCCTCCGGCACGGGCTCGTCGTCCGTCGACCTCACCGCGCTGCTCGGCAGCCTCGGCGTCGACGCGGTGACCGACGAGATCGTCGACCAGGTCTCCCTCGAGCTCGGCGCCTTCGGCTCGCACGCGACCGAGGTCGACGACGCCTTCGACTCCGAGTACCTCCTCACCGACCTCACGCTCGACGTGCACTCCGACCTCGTCGCGGGCATCACGACCCAGCTGCGCACGGGCCTCACGGGCGTCACGATCGACCTGCGCACCGACCTCAACGGCCTCGCCGGCCCCGACGGCGCCGTGCAGGACGTGCTCGACGGCCTGAACGTCGACCTCAACGCACTCGGGCTCGCGAGCCTCACGCTCGACGACATCCAGGTCAACGTCACGGCGCCCGACCTGTCGGCGGCCGTCGACACGGCGCTCGGCGGATCGAACGGCGTGCTCGTCTCCGACGACCAGTCGGTCACGATCGACCTCGCCACCGGCGCCGTCTCGGTCGATCTCGCGCAGATCGTGAACCCGGACGGCATCGGGCTCAACGGCCTCGACCCCAACACGCAGATCCTCGACGCCGACACCATCCAGGCGCTCACGACGGGCATCGCGAGCGCGCTCGGCGACATCACGACGCCGCTGACCAACTCCGTCAGCACGCTGCTGAACACGACGTCGCTCACGGTGGGCATCGACGTCGCCGCGTCGGCCGCGCTGCCGCTCGGCGTCGGCACGATCCCCATCATCGACGGCTCGATCCTCATCTCGGGCACGATCGGCCAGTTCGCGAACGGCACCGCCACCAGCACGGTGAACATCGCGCTCATCCCCGGGCTCATCGCGAGCCTCGGCCCCATCGTCGGCCCTGCCGTCCAGGGTCTCGTCAACGGCCTGGTCAGCGGACTCACCACGGAGCTCGTCGGCACCATCGTGCCCGCCATCGTCGCCGGACTCGCGACCCCCGTCGCGAACATCCTCGCCGCGTCCAGCGGCGACGTCTCGACCGCGATCCAGGGCGTCGTCGTGGGTGCCACGAACCTGCTGAGCCCGGCCCTCTCGGGCGTCGCGAGCAACATCGCCAGCATCACGGTGAACGTGCAGCCGCACCTCGTCGCAGGCGGCGGCCAGCCGTTCGCCACGAACCGCGACGGCTACTCGACGATGTCCGGCACGGAGGAGGTCGACATCCCCGACGGCTACACCGTGCGGGCCATGACGATCACGCTGCTGCCGAACGCGCTCGGCTCGAACCTCGCGAACATCGACCTCGGCTCGTCGTCGGTGTCGAACGTCGAGCCGTCGGCCGTCGCCGGCACGCTCGAGCTCACGCCCCCGCGCGTGCACCAGGGCGACACGGTCGACATCGCCGGCTCCGGCTGGAACCCCGACGGCGGCCCCGTCACGGTGGCATTCGTCGACGAGAACGAGAACCCCGTCGGCGCCCCGGTGACGGCGACGCTCGACGGCGAGGGCGGCATCACCGGCACCTTCACGGTGCCCGGCGACACCGCGATCGGCACCCTCACCGGCACGGCGACGCAGGACGGCGCCCCCGCGTCGGCGAGCGTCGACGTCTTCGGACCGCCCGTGATCATCGTCGACCCCGAGCCCCCGCTCGACCCCGGCACGCCCGTGACGATCAGCGGCGAGGGCTTCATCTGCGGCCCGCTCACCGTCGACATCCTCGACGGCACCGACGTCATCGACACCTTCACCGACGTGCCCGTCTCCGAGACCGACGGATCCTGGTCGGTCGTGTGGGAGGTGCCCGAGGACATCGACGTGACGCAGGTCACGATCCGCGCCTACGGCTCGGGCGAGTGCGAGGAGGACGAGGAGACCCCGGTCGACATCGACCTCCCCGAGGAGTTCGACGTCGCGCAGGCCGAGGCTCGCCTCGGCGACGTGCTCGACATCACGGGCGCCGGCTGGACCGAGGGCACCGACGTCACCGTGACGTTCTCGCACGACGGCACGCCGGTCGGCTCGCCCGTCACGATCCCGCCGGGCACGGGCGGCTCGCTCGACGGCACCTTCACGGTGCCGACCGATGCGCCGCTCGGCACGCTCGACGCCACCGCGGTGCAGGGCGACGACACGCTGACCGACGCCGTGGAGATCTTCGGCGCCGCCACCGTGGCGGTCGACCCGCCGAGCGTGCGCGTCGGCGCGACCGTCGACGTCACGGGCGGCGGCTGGCTGCCCGCAGGCGGCGACGTCGTCGTCACCTTCACGCAGGGCGGCGCGCCCATCGGCACCGTCACGATCGCCGAGGCGGACATCGCCGACGACGGCACGATCGCCGACCAGTTCGCGATCCCCGCGGGGACCGCGACGGGCTCGGTCATCGTCACCGCCGTGCAGGGCGACGAGGATGCGGCGACGTCGCTCACCGTCGTGCCCGAGCCGTCGGTCACGGTCACGCCCGGCATCGCGCGTCCGCTCGACACCGTGCAGGTCGGAGGCTCCGGCTGGGGCCCCGGCGACGTCACGGTGATCTTCACGAACGAGCTCGACGAGCCTGTGGGCGAGCCGCTCGTCATCACGCCCGCCGACGGCGTGATCGCCGACGAGTTCCTCGTGCCCGACGGCACCCCCGCCGGCACCCTCACGGCCACGGCCACGCAGGGCGTCGACACGGCCACGACCGAGCTCGAGGTCACGCTCGCGCCCACGGTCACGGCGACGCCCGGCCGCGTGCACGACGAGGACACCGTGACGATCGGCGGCTCCGGCTGGGGCGACGACGACGTGACGGTGACGATCATCGAGGGCGAGCCGCCGCTCGTGCTGACGCCCGTCGACGGCGTCATCACCGGCACGTTCACGATCCCCGACGGCACCGGCCCGGCCGACCTCACGGTCACCGCCGACGACGGCACCGACGAGGCCACCACGCCCCTCGAGGTGCTGGAGGACGCGGTCGTCACCGCCGATCCCGACCCCGTCGACCCGGGCGACCCGGTCACGATCACGGGCACCGGCTTCCTCTGCGGCCCCGTGGACATCACGATCGCCTCGGGCTCGACCGTCGTCGCGACGTACGCGCTCGTGCCGGTGATCGACGGCGAGTGGACGCAGATCTGGACGGTGCCCACGGGCATCGACGTGGACTCCGTCACCATCACGGCCGTCACCTCCGCCTCCGCACCGTGCGACGACGAGGGTGAGACCGAGCTCGAGATCGACCTCGAGGAGACGCTCGCCGCGACGCCCCCGGTCGTGCAGCGCGGCCAGGTCGTGACCGTCTCGGGCACCGGCTGGTCCGACGGCACCGTGAGCATCATCGCCACCGCCACGGGCGGCGCCGTCGTGGGCTCGTTCACGGCGACGTCGGCGGACTCCGCGTTCTCGCAGGGCTTCTACGTCCTGGGCGAGGTGCCGCTGGGCCCGCTGACCTTCACCGCGGTGCAGGACGGCAAGACCGAGACCGCCACGGTCACGGTCGTGCAGGTGCCCGCCGGCCCGGCGACGCTCATCGTGTCGCCGAGCGCCGTCGAGCCCGGCCAGCTCGTCGCGCTGGATGGCGAGGGCTGGGACCCGACGCAGGGCACGGTCGCGGTGTCGGTGACCGACGAGGACAGCGTCGTGCTCGGCACGGTGCCCGTCTCCGTCGCCCCCGACGGCGCGCTCGTGACCGGCGCGTTCCAGGTGCCGCCCACCGTGACGGCGCCGCAGACGCTGACCGCGACGGGCGTGCAGGGCCCGCGCAGCGCATCCGACACCTTCTCGGTGCGGGCCGCTGGCGACCCCGTCATCCGTCTCGCCGGCCCCGACCGGTTCCAGACGGCCGTGGAGATCTCGCGCGACGCCTTCCCGTTCGGCGCCGACGTGGTCTACCTCGCCAACGGCCTGAAGTTCCCGGATGCGCTGTCGGCAGCCCCCGCTGCCGCGCAGCAGGACGCCCCGCTGCTCCTGACCCGTCAGGAGTACCTGGAGCCGTCCGTCATCCAGGAGCTCGACCGCCTCGACCCGGACATCGTGGTGATCCTCGGCGACGAGAACTCGGTGAGCGCCAACGTCGCATCGCAGGTCGACCCGTACGCGGGCGACATCGTGCGACTCGGCGGCGCGAACCGCTTCGAGACGTCGATCCTCATCGCGGAGTACGCGTTCAACGGCGCCGACTCGGCCTACATCGCGACGGGGCTCAACTTCCCCGACGCGCTGACGGCCGGCGCCGCGGCAGGTGCGCTGAACGCGCCGCTGCTGCTGACGTACGGTGCCACCCCGACGCCGGGGCTCATCTCGAGCCTGCAGGACCTGGGCGTCGAGGACCTGTACATCGCGGGTGACGCGAACGCGGTCGCGACGAGCCAGGAGGCGGCGTTCCAGTCGGCTGGCTTCACGATCGCCGAGCGCTACGCCGGTGCGAACCGATTCGACACGGGCGTGCTCGTGGCGCAGGACTCGTTCGCCGGCAGCGCCGACCGCATCTACGTCGCCACCGGTCTCCGATTCCCGGATGCGCTGGCCGGATCCGCGATCGCTGGCGCGCAGGGCGTGCCGGTGTTCGTGACCCGACCGACGTGCATGTGGGCTGACGTGCTCGGCGAGGTGGACCGTCTGGACGACCCCCAGATCGTGCTCCTCGGCGACCAGAACGCGCTCGACCAGAGCGTGTTCGACCTGACGGCCTGCACGGGCTGA
- a CDS encoding DUF427 domain-containing protein, whose product MRPEPIPPKPGQESVWDYPRPPRLEDAGVHIVVRLAGTIVAQTDDALRVLETSHPPTYYLPSEAFAPGALVPAAGASMCEWKGRARYADVRALGHSVARAAWTYPTPNAGYERIRDHWAIMPGAPLVCTVDGEEVVPQDGGFYGGWITSKVAGPFKGGPGSMGW is encoded by the coding sequence ATGCGCCCCGAGCCCATCCCGCCGAAGCCCGGCCAGGAGTCCGTCTGGGACTACCCGCGGCCGCCCCGACTCGAGGACGCCGGCGTGCACATCGTCGTGCGGCTCGCCGGCACGATCGTCGCGCAGACCGACGACGCGCTGCGCGTGCTGGAGACGAGCCATCCGCCGACCTACTACCTGCCGTCGGAGGCGTTCGCGCCCGGCGCGCTCGTGCCCGCCGCGGGCGCGAGCATGTGCGAGTGGAAGGGCCGAGCGCGCTACGCCGACGTGCGCGCCCTGGGCCACTCCGTCGCCCGCGCTGCCTGGACGTACCCGACGCCGAACGCCGGCTACGAGCGCATCCGCGACCACTGGGCGATCATGCCCGGCGCCCCGCTCGTCTGCACCGTCGACGGCGAGGAGGTCGTGCCGCAGGACGGCGGCTTCTACGGCGGCTGGATCACGTCGAAGGTCGCGGGCCCGTTCAAGGGCGGCCCGGGCTCCATGGGCTGGTAG